A window of the Henckelia pumila isolate YLH828 chromosome 3, ASM3356847v2, whole genome shotgun sequence genome harbors these coding sequences:
- the LOC140887049 gene encoding translation machinery-associated protein 22 translates to MAEKPEPVRVLYCGVCGLPAEYCEFGSDFDKCKPWLIQNAPDLYPDLVKEAGAEDADKVTDQLQSTCISSNVSSSQPKEEVKRLPGGKIKKKEKPEVIIEKMTRNKRKCITTVKGLELFGVKLNDASKKLGKKFATGASVVKGPTEKEQIDVQGDIAYDIVEFITDTWPDVPETAIFFIEDGKKVPAV, encoded by the exons ATGGCGGAGAAGCCTGAACCGGTTAGGGTTTTATACTGTGGGGTTTGCGGATTACCCGCTGAGTATTGTGAGTTTGGATCCGACTTCGACAAATGCAAGCCGTGGTTGATCCAAAACGCCCCCGACCTTTATCCAGATCTTGTCAAAG AGGCTGGTGCGGAAGATGCTGATAAAGTAACAGATCAGCTTCAGTCAACTTGTATCTCCTCCAATG TTTCTTCTTCTCAACCAAAGGAAGAAGTAAAACGATTACCTGGTGGGAAGATTAAAAAAAAG GAGAAGCCGGAAGTAATTATTGAAAAGATGACTCGTAATAAGAGGAAATGTATCACCACTGTTAAAGGCCTCGAACTTTTTG GGGTTAAACTGAATGATGCATCAAAGAAGCTTGGGAAAAAATTTGCCACTGGCGCTTCTGTTGTCAAG GGCCCCACTGAGAAGGAGCAAATTGATGTTCAAGGAGACATAGCCTATGACATTGTGGAGTTTATCACTGACACCTGGCCAGAT GTCCCAGAGACCGCCATTTTCTTTATTGAGGACGGAAAAAAGGTTCCAGCAGTTTAA